A genomic window from Sulfurimonas sp. includes:
- the groES gene encoding co-chaperone GroES, producing the protein MNFQPLGKRVLVKRVEEANTTISGIIIPDNAQEKPSKGKVVAVSAEVTELACGEVVVFGKFSGSEISLDGEKFLVLETDDIFGIIK; encoded by the coding sequence ATGAATTTTCAACCATTAGGTAAAAGAGTCCTAGTAAAAAGAGTAGAAGAGGCAAATACTACAATAAGTGGTATTATTATTCCTGATAATGCGCAAGAAAAACCTTCAAAAGGTAAGGTTGTAGCAGTTAGCGCAGAAGTTACCGAGCTTGCTTGCGGCGAGGTTGTAGTTTTTGGAAAATTTTCAGGCAGTGAGATTTCACTTGACGGTGAAAAGTTTCTAGTTTTAGAAACAGATGATATTTTTGGAATAATTAAATAG
- the groL gene encoding chaperonin GroEL (60 kDa chaperone family; promotes refolding of misfolded polypeptides especially under stressful conditions; forms two stacked rings of heptamers to form a barrel-shaped 14mer; ends can be capped by GroES; misfolded proteins enter the barrel where they are refolded when GroES binds), with the protein MAKEIIFSDNARNALARGVAKLTDAVKVTMGPRGRNVLIQKSYGNPVITKDGVSVAREIELKDKLENMGATLVKDVASKTADEAGDGTTTATVLANAIFSEGLRNITAGANPIEVKRGMDKACEAILANLKASSKAINGKKDIAQVATISANSDEQIGNMIAEAMERVGQDGVITVEEAKGIVDELDVVEGMKFDRGYLSPYFITNPEKMIAEIENPWILLVDSKVTSLKDLLPVLEQVQKTSRPLLIIAEDVDGEALSTLVVNKLRGVLNISAVKAPGFGDRRKAMLQDLAVLTAGTVISEETGHTLSGATIQHLGQASRIVIDKDNTVIVNGAGKAEAVKARVAEIKVQINTTTSEYDKEKLQERLAKLSGGVAVIKVGAASETEMKEKKDRVDDALSATKAAVEEGIVIGGGAALVRAGAKVNLDLSGDQKIGCEIILRAIKAPLKQIATNAGYDAGVIVNAVENAQNENIGFNAATGEYVDMFEAGIIDPFKVGRVALTNATSISSLLLTTEAAIYEIPEEKPAAPDMSGMGGMPGMY; encoded by the coding sequence ATGGCAAAAGAGATAATTTTTTCAGATAATGCAAGAAATGCGCTGGCTCGCGGTGTTGCAAAACTAACTGACGCGGTAAAAGTAACGATGGGACCTCGCGGTCGCAATGTTTTGATTCAAAAAAGTTACGGCAATCCTGTTATCACAAAAGACGGAGTTTCTGTTGCAAGAGAAATTGAGTTAAAAGATAAGCTAGAAAATATGGGTGCAACGCTTGTAAAAGATGTGGCTTCAAAAACTGCAGATGAAGCAGGAGACGGCACGACGACTGCTACTGTTTTGGCAAATGCAATATTTAGCGAAGGTCTTAGAAATATTACCGCAGGTGCAAATCCTATCGAAGTCAAACGAGGGATGGATAAGGCTTGTGAGGCGATTTTGGCAAACCTAAAAGCGTCAAGCAAAGCAATCAACGGCAAAAAAGACATAGCACAAGTTGCAACTATCTCTGCAAATTCTGATGAGCAAATCGGCAATATGATAGCAGAAGCTATGGAGAGAGTCGGTCAAGACGGTGTTATAACCGTTGAAGAGGCTAAAGGGATAGTTGATGAACTTGATGTTGTTGAGGGTATGAAGTTCGACCGCGGATATTTGAGTCCATATTTCATCACAAATCCTGAAAAAATGATAGCTGAGATAGAAAATCCGTGGATTTTACTAGTTGATAGCAAAGTTACTTCACTTAAAGATCTGCTTCCTGTTTTAGAGCAAGTTCAAAAAACTTCTCGTCCGCTTCTAATAATCGCTGAAGATGTAGACGGTGAAGCTCTCTCAACTCTTGTCGTAAATAAACTTCGCGGTGTATTAAATATCTCTGCCGTTAAAGCTCCGGGTTTTGGCGATAGAAGAAAAGCTATGCTTCAAGATTTGGCAGTGCTGACTGCAGGAACCGTAATCTCAGAAGAGACGGGTCATACGCTAAGCGGTGCTACTATTCAACACCTTGGACAGGCTTCCCGCATCGTGATAGATAAAGACAATACTGTAATCGTAAACGGTGCAGGAAAAGCTGAAGCGGTAAAAGCAAGAGTTGCCGAGATCAAAGTTCAAATAAACACTACGACAAGCGAGTATGACAAAGAGAAGCTTCAAGAAAGACTTGCAAAATTAAGCGGCGGAGTTGCGGTTATAAAAGTCGGAGCTGCAAGCGAAACTGAGATGAAAGAGAAAAAAGACCGTGTTGACGATGCGCTCTCGGCTACAAAGGCTGCAGTTGAAGAGGGAATCGTTATAGGCGGAGGAGCTGCGCTTGTTCGTGCCGGTGCAAAAGTAAATCTTGACTTGAGCGGTGATCAAAAAATCGGCTGTGAGATAATTCTTCGCGCCATAAAAGCTCCTCTAAAACAGATTGCAACAAATGCAGGTTATGATGCAGGTGTAATTGTCAATGCTGTTGAGAATGCACAAAATGAAAACATCGGTTTTAATGCTGCAACCGGCGAATATGTAGATATGTTTGAAGCAGGAATTATCGACCCGTTTAAAGTAGGACGCGTGGCACTTACAAATGCTACATCAATATCTAGTCTTCTTTTAACGACCGAAGCGGCTATTTACGAGATACCTGAAGAGAAACCTGCAGCTCCTGATATGAGCGGTATGGGCGGAATGCCGGGAATGTATTAA
- the pgeF gene encoding peptidoglycan editing factor PgeF, with the protein MKFYYSKKLAPFPNLTHAFTSRKSGNLAFHVGDNESSVEKNHILLANTLEYDKETLVHMKQIHSDLVCVVGDENFAAPPTCDALITDRKNTPLMVMVADCSAVLFYDNQQKVIAVAHAGRAGAFKNIVKIVIEKMSKEFGSNPKDIHVSIGASIGVCCYEVGNEIYEEAKALHLEYAMQKQDNKFYLDVNKILKKQLIECGIDEQNIEIFNECTSCNTDKYFSYRAEKQTGRFAGVLMIKDNCNL; encoded by the coding sequence ATGAAATTTTATTATAGTAAAAAACTAGCTCCATTTCCAAATCTCACTCACGCTTTTACTTCAAGAAAAAGTGGAAATTTAGCTTTTCATGTCGGCGATAATGAGTCAAGCGTAGAAAAAAATCATATCCTGTTGGCAAATACTCTTGAATATGACAAAGAAACACTTGTTCATATGAAGCAGATTCATTCAGATTTAGTCTGTGTCGTAGGCGATGAGAACTTTGCTGCTCCGCCGACATGCGATGCCCTTATAACCGATAGAAAAAATACTCCTCTTATGGTTATGGTGGCAGATTGTTCTGCCGTTTTATTTTACGATAACCAACAAAAGGTTATAGCAGTTGCACATGCAGGGCGAGCAGGGGCATTTAAAAATATAGTAAAAATCGTGATTGAAAAGATGAGCAAAGAGTTCGGCTCAAATCCAAAAGATATACATGTGAGCATCGGAGCGAGCATCGGGGTGTGCTGTTATGAAGTCGGGAACGAGATTTATGAAGAGGCAAAAGCACTTCATTTGGAGTACGCCATGCAAAAACAAGATAATAAATTTTATCTTGATGTAAACAAAATCCTAAAAAAACAACTTATAGAGTGCGGCATAGATGAGCAAAATATTGAGATTTTCAATGAATGTACAAGCTGCAACACAGACAAATATTTTTCATACAGAGCCGAAAAACAAACGGGAAGATTTGCGGGAGTTTTAATGATAAAAGATAATTGCAACCTCTGA
- the ovoA gene encoding 5-histidylcysteine sulfoxide synthase: protein MSKFSLYPPTLEGSDIEAKRKEIREYFHNTYNIFEKIFEVLKEDEVFYKKSEPTRHPMIFYFGHTATFFINKFINMKIIKERINPYFESIFAVGVDEMSWDDVNSSNYKWPRVEEVREYRAKVRERVDEVISKMEFTLPITQDSPMWIVLMGIEHERIHIETSLVLHRQMPLEFVKEVKEFNICPHSSSAPKNEMVSLCGTTVVLGKEKSHNLYGWDNEYGVYSEDVCDFQVSKYLVSNGEFMEFVEDGGYENEEFWDDEGKKFLSISRAKYPPFWVKEKDGFKYRALAKIIDMPLNWPVEVNALEAMAFCRYKSQKDGVLYTLPSEAEYRIAYDFAKLQDIPDFHESRANVNFYHYFSSCPVNEFGHNGIYDVVGNVWQWSRTPIFGFDGFSVHEAYDDFSTPTFDDKHALILGSSWASSGNLIMKHSRYAFRRHFFQNAGFRYVISALHTKKETDIYESDELVSRYCEFGYGAENFGVKNFAIECAKIASKFVKNHTKALDLGCATGRATFELAKSFDIVDGIDFSARFIGVGTKLKEVGYIAYSMKTEGELHEKKRVTIEELGYESIKERVRFWQGDACNLKPNFNSYDLVLAANLIDRLYNPRLFLEEIKNRINNGGILMLTSPYTWQESSTKKELWLGGYKDESAKDIKTIDTIKEILCKEFELLHLQDLPFVIKETARKFQHSVAEVSVWRKT from the coding sequence TTGAGTAAATTTAGTTTATATCCGCCTACGCTTGAGGGCAGCGACATAGAAGCAAAACGCAAAGAGATAAGAGAGTATTTTCACAACACATATAACATCTTTGAGAAGATTTTTGAAGTTTTAAAAGAGGATGAAGTTTTTTACAAAAAGTCGGAGCCGACAAGACATCCGATGATATTTTATTTTGGGCATACGGCAACATTCTTTATAAATAAATTTATCAATATGAAAATTATCAAAGAGAGAATAAATCCATATTTTGAGTCAATTTTTGCCGTCGGTGTCGATGAGATGAGTTGGGATGATGTAAATAGCAGTAACTATAAATGGCCAAGAGTAGAAGAGGTTAGAGAGTATAGAGCAAAAGTAAGAGAGAGGGTAGATGAAGTTATAAGTAAAATGGAATTTACACTTCCGATAACGCAAGACAGCCCTATGTGGATTGTGCTTATGGGGATAGAACATGAGCGGATTCATATAGAGACTTCGCTGGTTTTGCATCGTCAGATGCCGCTAGAGTTCGTAAAAGAGGTAAAAGAGTTTAACATCTGCCCTCATAGTTCAAGCGCTCCAAAAAATGAGATGGTCTCTCTTTGCGGCACAACTGTTGTTTTGGGAAAAGAGAAGTCGCACAATCTTTACGGCTGGGACAATGAGTATGGGGTATATAGTGAAGATGTATGTGATTTTCAAGTTTCAAAATATCTTGTAAGCAATGGCGAATTTATGGAGTTTGTAGAAGATGGCGGTTATGAAAATGAGGAGTTTTGGGATGATGAGGGCAAGAAGTTTTTATCTATAAGCAGAGCAAAATATCCTCCGTTTTGGGTTAAAGAGAAAGACGGTTTTAAGTATAGGGCTTTGGCAAAAATCATAGATATGCCGCTAAATTGGCCTGTTGAAGTCAATGCGCTTGAAGCAATGGCATTTTGCCGTTACAAGAGTCAAAAGGATGGAGTGCTCTATACACTGCCAAGTGAGGCGGAGTATAGGATTGCGTATGATTTTGCAAAACTGCAAGATATCCCTGATTTTCATGAGAGCAGAGCAAATGTCAATTTTTACCACTACTTCAGTTCATGTCCCGTAAATGAATTTGGACATAACGGTATATATGATGTCGTTGGAAATGTTTGGCAGTGGAGCAGAACGCCTATTTTTGGATTTGACGGATTTAGTGTTCATGAAGCGTATGATGATTTTTCAACGCCGACTTTTGACGATAAGCATGCGCTAATTTTAGGTTCATCATGGGCTAGCAGCGGTAATTTGATTATGAAACATTCCCGTTATGCGTTTCGTCGGCATTTTTTTCAAAATGCAGGTTTTAGGTATGTGATTTCTGCTTTACATACAAAAAAAGAGACAGATATTTATGAGAGCGATGAGCTGGTTTCTCGCTACTGCGAATTTGGGTACGGAGCTGAGAACTTTGGCGTGAAAAATTTTGCCATAGAGTGCGCAAAAATAGCTTCAAAATTTGTAAAAAATCATACAAAAGCACTTGATTTGGGATGTGCAACGGGAAGAGCGACATTTGAACTTGCAAAAAGTTTTGATATAGTTGATGGGATTGACTTCTCGGCTAGATTTATAGGAGTAGGAACAAAGTTAAAAGAGGTCGGATATATAGCCTATAGCATGAAAACAGAGGGTGAGTTACATGAGAAAAAGAGAGTAACTATAGAAGAACTCGGCTATGAGAGCATAAAAGAGAGAGTCCGCTTTTGGCAGGGAGACGCATGCAATCTCAAACCAAATTTCAACTCTTACGATTTGGTGCTTGCCGCAAACCTCATAGATAGACTTTACAACCCTAGACTATTTTTAGAAGAGATAAAGAACCGCATAAACAACGGCGGGATTTTGATGCTTACATCTCCTTACACTTGGCAAGAGAGTTCAACCAAAAAAGAGCTATGGCTTGGCGGATATAAAGATGAGAGCGCCAAAGATATAAAAACGATTGATACAATAAAAGAGATTTTGTGCAAAGAGTTTGAGCTTTTACATCTGCAAGATTTACCTTTTGTCATAAAAGAGACAGCTAGAAAGTTTCAGCACAGCGTTGCAGAGGTTAGTGTGTGGAGAAAAACATAA
- a CDS encoding AAA family ATPase, whose translation MKIDYFIRKQELLVAKLSAKYIRERYFEILSLDDRLIGLIGSRGVGKTTVLLQYVSQCKQKALYFSADDIEFTNSKMYDLVDEFYALGGRLVVIDEVHRYKNWAQEVKNIYDSFPDLTIRVSGSSMLNIMYEKYDLSRRLVLHKMECLSFREYFEMQKNLKLSVYSLEEIVSNASAISKELVFAHEDLYAHFKNYLLHGAYPFYIEGLDSFNQKLFNALDKIIHEDIASLNKIEYSHISIFQKLIFMVLSAKKPFSVSMASLSREFVVTEPTLYTYMEILDKTEIFRSMRKYAKNLSKKPQKLLFANTNILYSYSKKYDIEVDIGTLRETFFVSNFDTIFYSDIGDFKVGKYIFEVGGKSKDFAQIKDIENSYLALDIDFSTNDKKIPLWLFGFMK comes from the coding sequence ATGAAGATAGACTATTTTATAAGAAAACAAGAGCTTCTTGTCGCTAAACTCTCTGCAAAATACATAAGAGAAAGGTACTTTGAAATTCTCTCTTTGGATGATAGGCTAATAGGACTTATAGGTTCGCGCGGAGTCGGTAAGACTACCGTTTTGCTTCAGTATGTCAGCCAATGCAAACAAAAGGCGCTCTACTTTAGTGCCGATGATATAGAGTTTACAAATAGTAAAATGTATGATTTGGTAGATGAATTTTATGCTTTGGGTGGGCGCCTTGTCGTGATTGACGAGGTACACCGCTATAAAAACTGGGCACAAGAGGTCAAAAATATTTATGATAGTTTTCCAGATTTAACCATTAGAGTCAGCGGCTCTTCGATGCTCAACATTATGTATGAAAAATATGATTTGAGCAGACGATTAGTTCTGCATAAAATGGAGTGTTTGAGTTTTAGGGAGTATTTTGAGATGCAAAAAAATCTCAAACTTTCAGTATATTCACTTGAAGAAATAGTGTCAAATGCAAGTGCTATAAGTAAAGAGCTTGTTTTTGCACATGAAGATTTATATGCACATTTTAAAAACTATCTTTTGCATGGCGCATACCCTTTTTATATTGAAGGCTTGGATAGTTTCAACCAAAAACTATTTAACGCACTTGATAAAATCATCCATGAAGATATAGCATCTCTTAACAAAATTGAGTATTCGCATATTTCTATCTTTCAAAAGCTTATATTTATGGTGCTTTCTGCAAAAAAACCTTTTAGTGTAAGTATGGCATCACTTTCCCGTGAGTTTGTGGTAACTGAACCGACACTCTATACATATATGGAGATACTCGATAAGACAGAGATATTTAGGTCTATGAGAAAATACGCTAAAAATCTTTCTAAAAAACCTCAAAAACTGCTCTTTGCCAATACAAATATTTTATATAGCTACAGTAAAAAATATGATATAGAAGTAGATATAGGAACTCTAAGAGAGACTTTTTTTGTGAGCAATTTTGACACTATCTTTTATAGCGACATCGGAGATTTTAAAGTGGGCAAATATATCTTTGAAGTCGGCGGAAAAAGTAAAGATTTTGCTCAAATAAAAGATATTGAAAACAGCTATCTTGCGTTGGATATAGACTTTAGTACAAACGATAAAAAAATACCGCTTTGGTTGTTTGGATTTATGAAGTGA
- the dcm gene encoding DNA cytosine methyltransferase — protein MTAIMQIQSNNINQLNTEHNFSVVELFAGAGGLALGLEKAGFKTKLTLENNKWACETLRKNRPNWNILEADIIKIADKGIKNYLKFDGEIDLLSGGYPCQAFSYAGKKLGLEDTRGTLFYSYAEILKELKSKMFLAENVKGLVSHDKGRTLQTMIDVFEEVGYKVYYQVLNSVNYEVAQKRERIAIVGVRNDIREQIGFDYSFPQPIDKKLTLKDILQNVPHSPCATYSQKKKDIFALVSQGGCWRDLPDNVAREYLGGSYHLGGGKTGIARKMSWDEAGLTVLCTPAQKQTDRCHPDELRPFSVRENARIQSFPDNWEFVGSVAEQYKQIGNAVPVNLAYHIGLSIKNYLNGEKEKKQ, from the coding sequence ATGACTGCTATTATGCAAATACAATCAAATAATATAAATCAATTAAATACTGAACATAATTTTTCAGTGGTTGAACTTTTTGCCGGAGCAGGCGGCTTGGCTCTTGGACTTGAAAAAGCAGGATTTAAGACGAAACTTACATTAGAAAATAATAAATGGGCTTGTGAAACTTTACGAAAAAATCGACCAAACTGGAATATTTTAGAAGCAGATATTATAAAAATAGCTGATAAAGGAATTAAAAATTATTTAAAATTTGATGGTGAAATTGATTTACTTTCAGGCGGTTATCCTTGCCAAGCGTTTAGTTATGCAGGAAAAAAACTTGGTCTTGAGGACACGAGAGGAACACTTTTTTATAGTTATGCAGAGATACTAAAAGAGTTAAAATCTAAAATGTTTTTAGCTGAAAATGTAAAAGGTCTTGTGAGCCACGATAAAGGTAGAACACTTCAAACCATGATAGATGTTTTTGAAGAAGTTGGCTATAAAGTATATTATCAGGTATTAAACTCAGTGAATTATGAAGTTGCTCAAAAAAGGGAAAGAATAGCTATTGTTGGTGTGCGAAATGATATAAGAGAGCAAATTGGATTTGACTATAGTTTTCCACAACCAATTGATAAAAAATTAACCTTAAAAGATATTTTACAAAATGTACCGCATTCGCCTTGTGCAACTTATAGCCAAAAGAAAAAAGATATTTTTGCCCTTGTTTCTCAAGGTGGATGTTGGAGAGATTTGCCAGATAATGTTGCCAGAGAATATTTAGGAGGAAGCTATCATTTAGGTGGCGGAAAAACTGGAATTGCCAGAAAAATGTCATGGGATGAAGCAGGGCTTACAGTTTTATGTACTCCTGCTCAAAAACAAACAGATAGATGTCATCCAGATGAACTTCGTCCTTTTAGTGTGCGAGAAAATGCTAGAATTCAATCTTTCCCTGACAATTGGGAATTTGTAGGCTCCGTAGCAGAACAATATAAGCAAATAGGTAATGCCGTTCCGGTAAATTTAGCTTATCATATAGGTTTGTCTATCAAAAATTACTTAAATGGGGAAAAGGAAAAAAAACAATGA
- a CDS encoding Eco47II family restriction endonuclease: MNNYNLNFISNEDLFNHVKETVLKYRFKINLKEFNKNLIDPIKLTFDSKVYQKDLESLINDEIMRQIDKSNTNHIGYFHQNIFKYIGHGWSVPEVGFDVVNEDLKIFVEMKNKHNTMNSKSTSETYSVMQNKILKEPEAKCFLVEIIAKKSQNTLWSVSLKKQKISDERIRRVSIDKFYEIATGQKEAFKNLCEKLPIVIDDVIESLEDEIMQNSVFEELEAISPNVLKSLYLLSFSKYEGFDSFDI, translated from the coding sequence ATGAACAATTACAACTTAAATTTCATTTCTAATGAAGATTTATTTAATCATGTTAAAGAGACTGTTTTAAAATATCGTTTTAAAATCAATCTAAAAGAGTTTAATAAAAATTTGATTGACCCTATAAAACTAACCTTTGATAGTAAGGTATATCAAAAAGATTTAGAATCACTAATAAATGATGAAATTATGAGGCAAATAGATAAATCAAACACAAACCATATAGGCTACTTTCATCAAAATATTTTCAAATATATTGGTCATGGTTGGAGTGTTCCTGAAGTTGGGTTTGATGTAGTAAATGAAGATTTGAAAATATTTGTTGAGATGAAAAATAAGCACAATACTATGAATTCAAAATCAACATCTGAAACATATTCAGTAATGCAAAATAAAATTTTAAAAGAACCAGAGGCAAAATGCTTTTTAGTTGAAATTATTGCGAAAAAAAGCCAAAATACTTTATGGTCAGTGAGTTTAAAAAAACAAAAGATTTCTGATGAACGAATACGACGAGTTTCTATTGATAAATTTTATGAGATAGCCACTGGTCAAAAAGAAGCTTTTAAAAATCTTTGTGAAAAATTGCCAATAGTTATAGATGATGTTATTGAATCTTTGGAAGATGAAATTATGCAAAATAGCGTTTTTGAAGAACTTGAAGCAATATCACCAAATGTTTTAAAAAGTTTATATCTACTCTCTTTTTCAAAATATGAGGGATTTGATAGTTTTGATATTTGA
- a CDS encoding PatB family C-S lyase encodes MKYKKNSIYDFSTSTSRENTNAEKYALREKLFGTNDVLPVWVADMDIDTPDFVLEAVKKRLEHPVMGYEEMPKSAFEAQCEWMKKMHGIEFEVNDMFYSHSVVASMSVAIEAFSEVGDKIIVQTPVYPPFFHSVLDHGRELLKNPLRQREDGRYTFDIEDLKSKIDAKTKLLLLCSPHNPVGRVWRREELEEILELCLAHNIVVFSDEIHSDLVYAPNVHIPFASLSDKARDITITAIGVGKTFNMAGFAISSVAVPNYELRERFLKVYNRVHFAQGNVLSHAAFEAAYKDGKVWLEELKVHLFKNFFLLKELSDKYPHLIKITPIEGTYLAWLDCRGMGFRDKELREFFIYEAGLGLSAGISFGREGSGFMRLNFAVSSAKMLQIVEKLEKALQEKRGIF; translated from the coding sequence ATGAAATATAAAAAAAACAGTATTTACGATTTTTCAACCTCTACTAGCAGAGAAAATACAAATGCGGAGAAGTACGCTCTAAGAGAGAAGCTTTTTGGAACCAATGATGTACTTCCCGTATGGGTGGCAGATATGGATATCGACACTCCAGATTTTGTGTTAGAAGCTGTAAAAAAACGCTTAGAGCATCCCGTTATGGGTTATGAGGAGATGCCAAAGAGTGCATTTGAGGCTCAGTGTGAATGGATGAAAAAGATGCACGGTATAGAGTTTGAAGTGAATGATATGTTTTACTCTCACTCCGTTGTGGCAAGTATGAGCGTTGCCATAGAGGCGTTTAGCGAGGTAGGCGATAAAATTATCGTCCAAACACCTGTTTATCCGCCGTTTTTTCATAGTGTACTAGACCACGGCAGAGAGCTTTTAAAAAATCCTCTTAGGCAAAGAGAGGATGGAAGATATACTTTTGATATAGAAGACCTAAAATCAAAGATAGACGCTAAAACAAAACTTCTGCTTCTTTGCTCCCCTCACAATCCCGTCGGGCGAGTTTGGAGAAGAGAGGAGCTAGAAGAGATTTTAGAGTTATGTTTAGCACACAATATCGTAGTTTTTAGCGATGAGATTCACTCAGATTTAGTTTATGCTCCAAATGTACATATTCCCTTTGCATCACTTAGCGACAAAGCGAGAGATATAACCATAACCGCTATAGGGGTTGGAAAAACATTCAATATGGCTGGATTTGCCATAAGCAGTGTCGCCGTGCCGAATTATGAGCTGCGAGAGAGATTTTTGAAAGTCTATAACCGTGTTCACTTTGCGCAAGGAAATGTCCTCTCTCACGCTGCTTTTGAAGCGGCATATAAAGATGGTAAAGTTTGGCTTGAAGAGTTAAAAGTGCATCTTTTTAAAAATTTTTTTCTCTTAAAGGAGCTGAGCGATAAATATCCGCATCTTATAAAAATAACTCCAATTGAGGGAACTTACCTTGCTTGGCTTGATTGTCGCGGTATGGGATTTCGTGACAAGGAGCTGAGAGAGTTTTTTATTTATGAAGCAGGGTTGGGACTTAGTGCAGGGATAAGTTTTGGCAGAGAGGGGAGTGGATTTATGAGGTTGAATTTTGCCGTCTCATCTGCTAAAATGTTGCAAATAGTGGAAAAATTAGAAAAAGCTCTGCAAGAGAAGAGGGGGATATTTTGA
- a CDS encoding pyridoxamine 5'-phosphate oxidase family protein has product MSSDLQKINSFLQKHHVLTLATMDKGELSACNLFYAFDSQNLSFVVASSNDTTHIKNILQNPKVAGTVVLETKTVGKIEGVQFRGDFLLLENDELKKLYFKNFPYALAMNPKLWQIKINYFKLTDNTLGFGKKIIWQDTL; this is encoded by the coding sequence ATGTCAAGTGATTTGCAAAAGATAAACTCTTTTTTACAAAAACATCATGTGCTTACACTCGCGACCATGGACAAAGGAGAGCTGAGCGCATGCAATCTTTTTTACGCATTTGACAGCCAAAATTTATCTTTTGTCGTAGCCAGCAGTAATGATACGACGCATATAAAAAATATTTTGCAAAATCCAAAAGTTGCGGGAACGGTAGTTTTGGAGACAAAAACAGTGGGTAAAATAGAGGGAGTTCAGTTTAGGGGCGACTTTTTGCTTTTAGAGAATGATGAGTTAAAGAAACTATACTTTAAAAATTTTCCTTATGCGCTTGCGATGAATCCAAAATTGTGGCAGATAAAAATAAACTACTTTAAGCTGACGGATAATACTCTGGGATTTGGCAAAAAAATTATTTGGCAGGATACTCTTTAG
- a CDS encoding uracil-DNA glycosylase: protein MKRINCRRCEYYFVTWEAPRPHGCKAYGFKSPQIPSMVVFQSSGSECTMFKEKQTPKN from the coding sequence ATGAAAAGAATTAATTGTAGAAGATGTGAATACTATTTTGTTACATGGGAAGCGCCAAGACCTCACGGGTGCAAGGCGTACGGATTTAAATCGCCGCAAATTCCATCTATGGTTGTCTTTCAAAGCAGCGGAAGCGAGTGTACTATGTTTAAAGAGAAACAAACTCCTAAAAATTAA
- a CDS encoding dUTP diphosphatase: MDKILLMLQLQATLNEATNGEKWTDGITKNGKVINWKRCIYMECAEMIDSFSWKHWKNIDKEADWANLQIEVVDVWHFIMSLSIENYAQTDRGTVEDLALNISHLNTFSKIDTKNELFAAQDEIIQNIESIMLDTLSKEMLNLEKLISDFFDLVDMSGLNLETLYKLYVGKNILNQFRQDHGYKDGSYIKVWDGKEDNVVMKRVLDANSSLAPQALYAELEKVYQTLHKS, from the coding sequence ATGGATAAAATATTACTAATGCTGCAACTCCAAGCAACTTTAAACGAGGCTACAAACGGAGAAAAATGGACTGACGGCATTACAAAAAACGGCAAAGTTATAAATTGGAAGAGATGTATCTATATGGAGTGCGCCGAAATGATAGACAGTTTTTCTTGGAAACACTGGAAAAACATAGACAAAGAGGCAGATTGGGCAAACTTGCAGATAGAAGTTGTTGATGTTTGGCATTTTATTATGAGTTTGTCGATAGAAAATTATGCGCAAACAGACAGAGGCACAGTAGAGGATTTAGCACTTAACATATCTCATTTAAACACTTTTAGCAAGATAGATACAAAAAATGAACTCTTTGCCGCGCAGGATGAAATTATCCAAAATATTGAATCCATTATGCTTGATACGCTCTCAAAGGAGATGCTAAACCTTGAAAAACTTATCTCAGATTTCTTTGATTTGGTGGATATGAGCGGATTAAATTTAGAGACTCTCTATAAACTTTATGTCGGAAAAAATATTTTAAATCAGTTTAGACAAGACCACGGTTATAAAGATGGTTCATATATAAAAGTTTGGGATGGCAAAGAAGATAATGTCGTTATGAAGAGGGTTCTGGATGCAAACAGCTCTCTTGCTCCTCAAGCACTTTATGCCGAACTTGAAAAAGTTTACCAAACACTTCATAAGAGTTGA